In one window of Microbacterium natoriense DNA:
- a CDS encoding SIMPL domain-containing protein, which produces MTTITVDGLGERHIVAERATLTARVAIAHAKRDRSMELGAAVHAQIAQRAAALRGTGAATWHSIDVLTTNVRVWTDKDGNKHQDHVTSGTVRIKLARLDLVAEVVADLSAIGATISTDWALTDATRSRTTRELRIVAVQDARAKADDFASALSTSVSRIVTLRETGGHGMPAARGAAGGARDELTIPEITVRVAVVGEFETA; this is translated from the coding sequence CAGAGCGGGCGACTCTGACCGCCAGGGTGGCGATCGCGCACGCGAAGCGCGACCGGTCGATGGAACTCGGAGCCGCCGTGCACGCGCAGATCGCACAGCGCGCGGCAGCCCTGCGAGGTACCGGCGCCGCCACGTGGCATTCGATCGATGTGCTGACGACGAACGTCCGCGTCTGGACCGACAAGGACGGCAACAAGCATCAGGATCACGTCACGAGCGGGACCGTCCGCATCAAGCTCGCGCGACTCGATCTCGTCGCCGAGGTCGTCGCGGACCTGAGCGCGATCGGCGCCACGATATCGACCGACTGGGCACTCACCGATGCGACGCGGTCGCGGACGACTCGCGAGCTGCGTATCGTCGCGGTTCAGGATGCTCGGGCGAAGGCAGACGATTTCGCCTCCGCTCTCAGCACATCCGTGAGCAGGATTGTCACACTGCGTGAGACGGGCGGTCACGGCATGCCGGCCGCCCGCGGTGCGGCCGGAGGCGCACGGGACGAGCTGACGATTCCCGAGATCACGGTGCGCGTCGCCGTGGTCGGTGAGTTCGAGACGGCCTGA
- a CDS encoding nuclear transport factor 2 family protein: MSAPVLPTPVQAMVDAINTADTEAFVAAFTPNGFVTDWGTVKSGPDGVRSWAVSDAIGAGARMTVLSSETDGDTTHVRFGWSSRVFNGESDGIFVVEGDKVASFTIPPAH, encoded by the coding sequence ATGTCCGCACCCGTACTTCCCACGCCCGTCCAGGCCATGGTCGATGCCATCAACACGGCCGACACCGAGGCGTTCGTCGCGGCGTTCACTCCCAACGGTTTCGTGACCGACTGGGGCACGGTCAAATCAGGTCCCGACGGAGTCCGCTCCTGGGCCGTCAGCGACGCCATCGGCGCCGGTGCGCGGATGACCGTGCTGTCCTCCGAGACGGACGGCGACACGACGCACGTGCGATTCGGCTGGTCGAGCCGCGTCTTCAACGGCGAGTCCGACGGCATCTTCGTCGTCGAAGGCGACAAGGTCGCAAGCTTCACCATCCCGCCTGCGCACTGA
- a CDS encoding NUDIX domain-containing protein, which yields MTVSPYVTGLRAHVGHDLLLLPAVTAVIRDGHRYLLAKHRGASVWGTIGGAIEPGEEPADAVAREVLEEIGLAPQVGSIVGAYGGEDFVFAYPNGDRVSYITIAFLCAVPRGSRFTFTDDELSEARWFTRDEIATLPREVWIDRILDDADRTER from the coding sequence ATGACCGTCTCGCCGTATGTCACAGGGCTTCGCGCTCACGTCGGGCACGACCTTCTGCTGCTCCCCGCAGTGACAGCGGTGATCCGTGACGGTCATCGCTACCTTCTCGCCAAGCACCGAGGGGCGAGTGTCTGGGGCACGATCGGTGGCGCGATCGAACCCGGAGAGGAGCCGGCCGACGCGGTCGCCCGGGAAGTCCTCGAGGAGATCGGGCTTGCACCGCAGGTCGGCTCGATCGTCGGCGCCTACGGCGGGGAGGACTTCGTCTTCGCCTATCCGAACGGCGATCGGGTGAGCTACATCACCATCGCATTTCTCTGTGCGGTTCCGCGCGGATCCCGGTTCACGTTCACGGATGACGAGCTGTCCGAAGCCCGTTGGTTCACAAGAGACGAGATCGCGACTCTCCCGCGCGAGGTCTGGATCGACCGCATTCTGGACGATGCAGACCGAACCGAGCGCTGA
- a CDS encoding phosphotransferase, translating to MTRWDRDLLTAGQAELVRGWLLEPELIDDLSWGIVDSTVLHVRARGADLIVKAGGPGNHHLGREIDAHEGATSPLIDRGLAAPLRHADRDARVIVLDHLPGVLAAGSAFEFDPDIHRQAGAALALFHAGAGRLDPDYERRVTDRTLAWLDGPHRIERAVENAVRRLLAERHGGAVRVVPTHGDWQPRNWLVDRGGLRVIDFGRFAYRPASTDLCRLAAQQWRDRADLADAFAEGYGSDPREDLLWPIEQLREAVGTAAYAFQIGDLDFEAQGHRMLREALRSI from the coding sequence GTGACCCGGTGGGATCGCGACCTGCTCACCGCCGGGCAGGCAGAACTCGTCCGTGGATGGCTTCTCGAGCCAGAGCTCATCGACGACCTGTCGTGGGGCATCGTCGACTCCACCGTGCTGCATGTGCGTGCCCGGGGCGCCGATCTCATCGTCAAAGCCGGCGGCCCCGGCAACCATCATCTGGGTCGTGAGATCGACGCGCACGAAGGAGCCACTTCACCCCTGATCGACCGCGGTCTCGCTGCCCCTCTGCGGCACGCCGACCGGGATGCGCGCGTCATCGTCCTCGACCACCTGCCCGGCGTGCTCGCGGCGGGATCGGCATTCGAGTTCGATCCCGACATCCACCGGCAGGCCGGCGCGGCTCTCGCGCTGTTCCACGCCGGAGCAGGGCGCCTCGACCCCGACTACGAGCGCCGGGTCACCGACCGCACACTCGCCTGGCTCGACGGCCCGCACCGCATCGAACGGGCGGTCGAGAACGCCGTGCGCAGGCTCCTCGCAGAGAGGCATGGAGGCGCAGTGCGAGTGGTCCCGACGCATGGGGACTGGCAGCCGAGGAACTGGCTCGTCGATCGGGGCGGGTTGCGCGTCATCGACTTCGGACGCTTCGCCTATCGCCCTGCGTCCACCGACCTCTGCCGTCTGGCCGCTCAGCAGTGGCGCGACCGGGCAGATCTCGCAGACGCATTCGCCGAAGGGTATGGATCCGACCCTCGCGAAGATCTGCTCTGGCCGATCGAACAGCTTCGCGAAGCGGTCGGGACCGCCGCCTATGCCTTCCAGATCGGCGACCTCGACTTCGAAGCCCAGGGCCATCGGATGCTGCGCGAGGCGCTGCGATCCATCTGA
- a CDS encoding RNB domain-containing ribonuclease — MPQRRSHVAPSAAQTELAAALSGLRVNLDAPVEFPTAVLAEAEQATASQPELDLRDIAFATLDPEGSRDLDQAFHLERDGDGYTVRYAIADVPSFVAPGGAVDAEARRRGQTLYAADGTIPLHPTVLSEDRASLLPGVDRPAFVWTFSLDSAGAVTAFRLERALIRSREQLDYVSAQESLDRGDDGAVTLLPVIGALRIEQEKSRGGASLNLPDEEVVRAPDGAYAIERRQPLPVEDWNAQLSLMTGMAAASLMLDAKIGVLRTMPQPDEKSFDAFRHQTAALGRPWTTGRYGDYLRELDRADPLTLPILEAAASLFRGAGYVVFDGTAPADAMQAAIGAPYAHTTAPLRRLVDRWSLTICLAISRGEEIPDWVRESLNELPALMQESAQRASKLDSATINCVEAALLTPFVGTTIDATVIAVRDDRATVQIAEPAVTASAPVPAGTAAGSVVRLSVRSVDIAEGKIELVP, encoded by the coding sequence ATGCCCCAGCGTCGATCCCATGTCGCCCCGTCCGCCGCGCAGACCGAGCTGGCCGCAGCCCTCTCCGGCTTGCGCGTGAACCTGGACGCCCCCGTCGAGTTCCCCACCGCTGTGCTGGCCGAAGCCGAGCAGGCCACGGCGAGCCAGCCCGAACTCGACCTGCGCGACATCGCCTTCGCCACTCTCGATCCTGAAGGCTCGCGAGACCTCGATCAGGCATTCCACCTCGAACGAGACGGTGACGGTTACACCGTTCGCTACGCGATCGCAGATGTGCCATCATTCGTCGCTCCCGGCGGAGCAGTGGATGCCGAGGCGCGCCGACGCGGTCAGACGCTGTACGCCGCTGACGGGACGATTCCGCTGCACCCGACCGTCCTGAGCGAGGACCGCGCGTCGCTGCTGCCGGGCGTCGACCGGCCGGCGTTCGTCTGGACGTTCTCGCTCGACTCCGCCGGCGCGGTGACCGCCTTTCGCCTGGAACGCGCACTGATCCGCTCGCGCGAGCAGCTGGACTACGTGAGCGCTCAGGAGTCCCTCGATCGTGGCGACGACGGTGCCGTGACGCTGCTCCCCGTGATCGGAGCACTGCGGATCGAACAGGAGAAGTCGCGAGGAGGGGCCAGCCTGAATCTGCCCGACGAGGAGGTCGTTCGCGCGCCCGACGGCGCATACGCGATCGAGCGACGCCAGCCGCTCCCGGTCGAGGACTGGAACGCGCAGCTGTCGTTGATGACCGGCATGGCCGCCGCCTCGCTCATGCTCGACGCGAAGATCGGCGTGCTGCGCACGATGCCGCAGCCCGATGAGAAGTCATTCGACGCCTTCCGCCATCAGACCGCCGCGCTCGGACGTCCGTGGACGACCGGTCGATACGGCGATTACCTGCGCGAGCTCGACCGCGCGGACCCGCTCACACTTCCGATCCTCGAAGCCGCGGCATCCCTGTTCCGCGGAGCCGGCTATGTCGTCTTCGACGGCACAGCGCCGGCCGACGCGATGCAGGCCGCGATCGGCGCACCCTACGCGCACACGACCGCTCCCCTGCGTCGGCTGGTCGACCGGTGGTCTCTGACGATCTGCCTCGCGATCTCCCGCGGAGAAGAGATCCCCGACTGGGTCCGCGAATCGCTGAACGAGCTGCCTGCGCTGATGCAGGAGTCCGCACAGCGTGCATCGAAACTGGACTCGGCGACGATCAACTGCGTCGAGGCGGCGCTCCTCACCCCCTTCGTCGGCACGACCATCGACGCCACCGTGATCGCGGTGCGCGACGACCGGGCCACGGTGCAGATCGCCGAGCCGGCGGTGACGGCATCCGCTCCCGTCCCGGCCGGCACGGCCGCAGGCAGCGTCGTCCGTCTCTCGGTCCGGAGCGTGGACATCGCCGAGGGGAAGATCGAGCTCGTCCCGTGA
- a CDS encoding HNH endonuclease signature motif containing protein — MKVLVEMSEEQVGALGAVTGMLVDVDRTISQLLAVKDGLLALGSRLAVEIGEDAVAAICAGDATGVHSTGASSTNMSAASSAVAGSASAMDTSATDASTTAASATGASAKDSSLPGSTAAEAVELAGRAVAAELAAALRVSDRTVQHRMGEAAAVVSEFPQVWRAQGAGRISAAHTRAIIDAGAYLDDQGSRAAYAEQMIRFAETTSPNRVSRMGRRVAERFQPRPLDARHRDARQRRRVWASDRPDGMAMLGIFGPATLIHGAHDRLTALGLTLLTDPDRPAGDTRCLDEVRCDLALDLLLSGTPAGHDPDGLLADIRGTVTITVPAATLSGTGATPAELNGRTTIDAATARRLAAAASGWDRVLTHPATGAVTAVDRYRPSADLKRWLLARDQRCRFPGCGHPARECDIDHTKDAATGGPTRADNLGNLCRRHHVAKHQTPWTVEQLHEGTFAWTSPTGRVYLDHPPPPNTVVADDSTPPF, encoded by the coding sequence ATGAAGGTTCTGGTCGAGATGAGCGAGGAGCAGGTGGGCGCGTTGGGCGCGGTCACCGGGATGCTCGTCGATGTCGACCGGACGATCAGCCAGCTCCTCGCGGTCAAGGACGGTCTACTGGCGTTGGGGTCTCGGCTCGCGGTGGAGATCGGAGAGGATGCAGTCGCCGCCATCTGCGCGGGCGACGCGACCGGCGTGCACAGCACCGGCGCATCGTCGACTAACATGTCCGCCGCTTCCTCCGCCGTCGCAGGTTCCGCCTCGGCCATGGATACCTCGGCCACGGACGCCTCGACCACGGCCGCTTCCGCCACGGGCGCTTCGGCGAAAGACTCGTCCCTGCCGGGGTCAACCGCAGCGGAGGCAGTGGAGCTGGCGGGGCGAGCGGTCGCGGCAGAGCTCGCAGCCGCGCTTCGGGTCAGCGACCGGACCGTGCAACACCGGATGGGCGAGGCGGCCGCGGTCGTGTCGGAGTTCCCTCAGGTGTGGCGGGCGCAGGGCGCGGGACGGATCAGCGCCGCCCACACCCGGGCGATCATAGACGCGGGCGCGTACCTAGATGACCAGGGGTCGCGTGCTGCCTACGCGGAACAGATGATCCGATTCGCGGAGACCACCTCCCCGAACAGGGTCTCCCGGATGGGCCGGCGGGTCGCCGAGCGCTTCCAGCCGCGTCCTCTCGACGCCCGCCACCGTGACGCCCGACAGCGTCGGCGGGTCTGGGCATCGGACCGCCCCGACGGGATGGCGATGCTGGGCATATTCGGCCCCGCCACGCTCATCCACGGGGCGCACGACCGGCTCACCGCCCTCGGCCTCACCCTCCTCACCGACCCGGACCGTCCAGCCGGCGACACCCGCTGTCTGGACGAAGTCCGATGCGACCTCGCCCTCGACCTGCTCCTCTCCGGCACTCCGGCCGGGCACGACCCCGATGGGCTGCTCGCCGACATCCGCGGGACGGTCACCATCACCGTCCCCGCCGCTACCCTCTCCGGTACCGGCGCGACTCCCGCGGAACTGAACGGCCGCACGACGATCGACGCGGCCACCGCCCGCCGCCTGGCCGCAGCCGCATCCGGATGGGATCGGGTGTTAACCCACCCGGCCACCGGCGCCGTGACCGCGGTAGACCGGTACCGACCCTCTGCCGACCTGAAACGATGGCTGCTCGCCAGAGACCAACGCTGCCGATTCCCCGGCTGCGGACATCCCGCCCGAGAATGCGACATCGACCACACGAAGGATGCCGCGACCGGCGGCCCGACCCGGGCCGACAACCTCGGAAACCTCTGCCGCCGCCACCACGTCGCCAAACACCAGACCCCCTGGACCGTCGAACAACTCCACGAAGGGACCTTCGCCTGGACCAGCCCCACAGGACGGGTCTACCTCGACCACCCACCACCCCCGAACACGGTCGTCGCAGACGACAGCACCCCGCCCTTCTGA
- a CDS encoding isocitrate lyase/PEP mutase family protein, which produces MTTAAKAQTLIDLYDAPEILRVVNVWDVVGARAVAALPETKAIATAGHGIAASFGYDDGSTPRDVMIDMVGRIAAAVRVPVTADLDDGYGDAGETTRLAIAAGVVGANVEDRLKPLAESVAAVEAIIKAAEAEGVPFALNARTDAFVRGGGRPVEESVADAIQRGRAFLDAGATAVFVPGILDANITRQLVEGIGERKVSVIGLPGALTAAAYEALGVARISYGPLPQRVALTALQELASDLYGTGAIPAGLPALN; this is translated from the coding sequence ATGACCACCGCAGCCAAAGCTCAGACCCTCATCGACCTCTACGACGCCCCCGAGATCCTTCGGGTCGTCAACGTGTGGGACGTCGTCGGCGCCCGCGCCGTCGCAGCGCTGCCCGAGACCAAGGCGATCGCGACCGCCGGGCACGGCATCGCGGCGTCCTTCGGCTACGACGACGGGAGCACACCTCGCGACGTCATGATCGATATGGTCGGGCGGATCGCAGCAGCGGTCCGGGTTCCCGTCACAGCCGATCTGGATGACGGCTACGGCGACGCGGGGGAGACCACCCGCCTCGCGATCGCAGCCGGAGTCGTCGGCGCGAACGTCGAAGACCGGCTGAAGCCGCTCGCCGAATCCGTCGCAGCGGTCGAGGCGATCATCAAGGCTGCAGAGGCTGAAGGCGTGCCCTTCGCGCTCAACGCGCGCACCGATGCCTTCGTCCGCGGGGGCGGCCGTCCCGTCGAGGAGAGCGTCGCCGACGCGATCCAGCGCGGACGGGCGTTCCTCGACGCGGGCGCCACCGCCGTCTTCGTTCCGGGAATCCTCGATGCGAACATCACCCGGCAGCTCGTGGAGGGCATCGGCGAGCGCAAGGTGAGCGTTATCGGTCTTCCTGGCGCCCTCACGGCCGCAGCGTACGAGGCCCTCGGTGTGGCTCGCATCTCGTACGGCCCTCTTCCTCAGCGCGTCGCGCTGACCGCCCTGCAGGAGCTCGCCTCCGACCTGTACGGCACAGGTGCGATTCCGGCCGGCCTCCCCGCCCTGAACTGA
- a CDS encoding proline--tRNA ligase, whose translation MVTRLSNFFLRTLREDPAGAEVASHRLLIRAGYIRPQAAGIFAWLPLGLRVKAKIETVIREEMAAAGAQEVHFPALMPREAYEATGRWDEYGDLLFRLQDRKGGDYLLAPTHEEAFTMLVKDLYSSYKDLPLTIYQIQDKYRDEARPRAGLLRGREFTMKDAYSFDASDAGLDASYQAQRDAYERIFQRLGLEYAIVQADAGAMGGSRSEEFLHPTPVGEDTFVRSAGGYAANVEAFTTAVPAAIPFDADAAPVIFDSPNTPTIDTLVAHCNANLDGDYTAADTLKNVVLALTHLDGTRELVIVGIPGDRDVDEKRAEVAFAPAEVETATADDFEKNPLLVKGYIGPWSPTGAVLGEESATGIRYLVDPRVSEGTSWITGANMDQKHAHSVVAGRDFVADGIIEIANVREGDPAPDGSGPVELARGMEIGHVFQLGRKYAEALGLKVLDENGKLVTVTMGSYGIGVTRILAIIAELNNDDKGLIWPASVAPFDVQVVAAGRDQVAFDVASDISAQLEAAGLDVLYDDRPKVSPGVKFGDAELVGVPKIVIVGRGAADGQVELWDRATGERDALSSAEAIARLTVR comes from the coding sequence GTGGTCACTCGTCTTTCGAACTTCTTCCTCCGCACGCTCCGCGAAGACCCGGCAGGCGCCGAGGTCGCCAGCCACAGGCTGCTGATCCGCGCCGGTTACATCCGACCGCAGGCGGCAGGCATCTTCGCCTGGCTGCCGCTGGGGCTGCGCGTGAAGGCGAAGATCGAGACCGTCATCCGTGAAGAGATGGCGGCGGCAGGTGCGCAGGAGGTGCACTTCCCGGCCCTCATGCCGCGCGAGGCATACGAGGCGACGGGGCGCTGGGACGAGTACGGCGATCTGCTCTTCCGTCTGCAGGACCGCAAGGGCGGCGACTACCTTCTCGCGCCCACGCACGAAGAGGCCTTCACGATGCTCGTGAAGGACCTGTACTCCTCGTACAAGGACCTGCCCCTGACGATCTATCAGATCCAGGACAAGTACCGCGATGAGGCGCGTCCTCGTGCAGGTCTGCTCCGCGGACGCGAATTCACGATGAAGGACGCGTACTCGTTCGACGCGTCGGATGCAGGGCTCGACGCCAGCTATCAGGCGCAGCGCGATGCCTACGAGCGCATCTTCCAGCGGCTCGGCCTGGAGTACGCGATCGTGCAGGCGGATGCCGGCGCGATGGGCGGTTCGCGCAGCGAGGAGTTCCTGCACCCCACGCCGGTCGGCGAAGACACTTTCGTGCGCAGCGCGGGCGGATACGCCGCCAACGTCGAGGCTTTCACGACCGCGGTGCCTGCAGCGATCCCGTTCGACGCCGACGCGGCACCCGTGATCTTCGACTCGCCGAACACACCCACGATCGACACCCTGGTCGCGCACTGCAACGCGAACCTCGACGGCGACTACACCGCGGCGGACACGTTGAAGAACGTCGTTCTCGCCCTGACGCACCTCGACGGCACGCGCGAACTCGTGATCGTCGGCATCCCCGGTGACCGCGACGTCGACGAGAAGCGCGCAGAGGTGGCATTTGCGCCCGCAGAGGTGGAGACCGCGACTGCGGACGACTTCGAGAAGAATCCGTTGCTGGTCAAGGGCTACATCGGTCCCTGGTCGCCGACCGGAGCCGTGCTCGGCGAAGAGTCCGCCACCGGCATCCGGTACCTGGTCGACCCGCGTGTGAGCGAGGGCACGAGCTGGATCACCGGTGCGAACATGGATCAGAAGCACGCCCACTCGGTCGTCGCGGGTCGCGACTTCGTCGCCGACGGCATCATCGAGATCGCGAATGTCCGCGAGGGCGATCCTGCTCCGGACGGCTCCGGTCCGGTCGAGCTCGCCCGCGGCATGGAGATCGGCCACGTCTTCCAGCTCGGACGAAAGTACGCCGAGGCCCTGGGACTCAAAGTCCTCGACGAGAACGGCAAGCTCGTCACCGTCACGATGGGGTCGTACGGCATCGGCGTCACGCGCATCCTCGCGATCATCGCAGAGCTGAACAACGACGATAAAGGGCTCATCTGGCCGGCCTCGGTCGCCCCGTTCGATGTGCAGGTCGTCGCGGCCGGCCGCGATCAAGTCGCCTTCGACGTCGCCTCGGACATCTCCGCCCAGCTCGAAGCGGCCGGACTCGACGTGCTCTACGACGACCGCCCCAAGGTCTCGCCCGGGGTCAAGTTCGGCGACGCCGAGCTCGTGGGTGTGCCGAAGATCGTCATCGTCGGGCGTGGTGCCGCCGACGGCCAGGTCGAGCTGTGGGATCGAGCCACCGGCGAACGTGACGCGCTCTCGTCCGCCGAGGCGATCGCCCGCCTGACCGTCCGCTGA
- a CDS encoding TetR/AcrR family transcriptional regulator: MLNSPRSFWTTSEAGHREGYVVEQRGRAARRAELISATRRVAGRSGLTRTNVRAVAAEASVSTGSVLYYFPTFDDLMYATVEGVLEEMYEKRRMIAESEPDPAKRLVALIVAGVPDEISDHLRMAYESIPLLREQPEYRPLHRSIVERQVALFRSTIEIGAAIGVFRPTADLTMIARNIVALEDAYDLYPLIGLEHGAATYRANILSYARTALACELDLQASP; encoded by the coding sequence ATGCTGAACTCACCACGCTCGTTCTGGACGACGAGTGAGGCCGGGCACCGGGAGGGCTACGTGGTCGAGCAGAGAGGGCGCGCAGCACGACGTGCCGAACTGATCTCGGCGACCAGAAGGGTGGCCGGGCGCAGCGGCCTCACACGCACGAACGTCAGAGCGGTCGCGGCCGAGGCCTCTGTGAGCACCGGGAGCGTCCTGTACTACTTCCCGACGTTCGACGATCTGATGTACGCGACGGTCGAGGGCGTGCTCGAGGAGATGTACGAGAAGCGTCGGATGATCGCGGAATCCGAGCCCGACCCCGCGAAGCGGCTGGTCGCGCTCATCGTCGCGGGCGTTCCCGATGAGATCAGCGATCACCTCCGGATGGCTTACGAGAGCATCCCGCTCTTGCGCGAACAGCCCGAATATCGTCCGCTGCACCGATCAATCGTGGAGCGGCAGGTCGCACTCTTCCGTTCGACGATCGAGATCGGGGCGGCCATCGGCGTCTTCCGCCCGACGGCAGACCTGACGATGATCGCGCGCAACATCGTCGCCCTCGAAGACGCCTACGACCTCTACCCTCTGATCGGTCTGGAGCACGGCGCGGCCACATATCGGGCCAACATCCTGTCCTATGCGCGGACCGCACTGGCCTGCGAGCTGGACCTCCAGGCTTCGCCATGA
- a CDS encoding APC family permease: MSQQNPSSSAVTTSTTLAQRRLGVWAIVFFVVSAAAPLTVVASAASTGFRLAGIGGPGAMLACGVVLILFAFGFTAMSRYVRNTGAFYVYGARGLGKPVGIGIVFVTIFSYAALCICFYGFVGFFGEMTFAALFGVELPWTVYAVVALVIVGVLGYRKIDVGAKVLAVLLTAEVAILLVLAIAVLIQGGPEPTSFASFAPENVFLAAGSGALFVFGFGAYLGFESTAIYAEEAKDPRRTVPAATYIAIAFLAVFYAFTFWVLTVAFGIDGVVTLALQDDFQDMVFHAGDQYLGIWASIAMRVLIVTSFFACLLAFHNASSRYLFSVGRERLLPSWLAQTQPDSQAPHHASLVMSLISLATIAATLITGSDPFLGFALPVYSVGVAGLVFAQAVTAVAVVGFFLRDRRGHSWWRVIFAPALGGVGLIIGWVLIAMNFDLVTGLTGPVNFALLAPTPVLFAAGIVAGLVLKRRNPPHYAELTTLVLDDE, from the coding sequence ATGTCTCAGCAGAACCCCTCTTCGTCCGCCGTGACGACCTCCACCACGCTCGCTCAACGCAGACTCGGCGTGTGGGCGATCGTCTTCTTCGTGGTCTCCGCGGCCGCGCCACTGACAGTGGTGGCGAGTGCCGCGTCCACCGGCTTCCGCTTGGCGGGGATCGGCGGGCCCGGCGCGATGCTCGCCTGCGGTGTCGTGCTGATCCTGTTCGCCTTCGGATTCACGGCGATGTCCCGCTACGTGCGGAACACCGGAGCCTTCTACGTATACGGTGCGCGCGGTCTGGGGAAGCCCGTCGGCATCGGCATCGTGTTCGTCACGATCTTCTCGTACGCGGCGCTCTGCATCTGCTTCTACGGCTTCGTCGGATTCTTCGGCGAGATGACCTTCGCCGCCTTGTTCGGTGTCGAGCTGCCCTGGACTGTGTACGCCGTCGTGGCCCTGGTGATCGTCGGCGTTCTGGGCTATCGCAAGATCGACGTCGGTGCGAAGGTGCTCGCCGTGCTGCTCACCGCCGAGGTCGCCATCCTGCTCGTCCTCGCGATCGCCGTGCTGATACAGGGCGGACCGGAGCCGACCTCCTTCGCGTCGTTCGCCCCTGAGAATGTGTTCCTCGCAGCGGGAAGCGGCGCGCTGTTCGTGTTCGGCTTCGGCGCCTATCTGGGTTTTGAGAGCACGGCGATCTACGCGGAGGAGGCGAAGGATCCGCGTCGAACCGTGCCGGCCGCGACATACATCGCGATCGCATTCCTGGCAGTGTTCTACGCATTCACCTTCTGGGTGCTCACCGTCGCTTTCGGCATCGACGGAGTGGTCACCCTGGCGCTGCAGGACGATTTCCAGGACATGGTTTTCCACGCAGGCGACCAGTACCTGGGCATCTGGGCTTCGATCGCTATGCGCGTACTCATCGTGACGAGTTTCTTCGCCTGCCTGCTCGCCTTCCACAACGCCAGCTCCCGCTACCTGTTCTCGGTCGGCCGTGAGCGTCTGCTTCCGTCGTGGCTCGCTCAGACGCAGCCGGACTCGCAGGCACCCCATCATGCGAGCCTCGTCATGTCACTGATCTCACTCGCCACCATCGCTGCGACCCTGATCACGGGTTCCGATCCCTTCCTCGGATTCGCACTGCCCGTGTACTCCGTGGGCGTAGCGGGCCTCGTCTTCGCCCAGGCGGTGACAGCGGTCGCGGTCGTCGGGTTCTTCCTGCGCGACCGGCGAGGACACAGCTGGTGGCGAGTGATCTTCGCGCCCGCGCTCGGCGGCGTCGGACTCATCATCGGCTGGGTGCTGATCGCCATGAACTTCGACCTCGTCACGGGCCTCACAGGGCCAGTGAACTTCGCGCTCCTGGCGCCCACCCCAGTGCTGTTCGCCGCCGGCATCGTGGCCGGGCTGGTGCTCAAGCGGCGCAATCCCCCGCACTATGCTGAACTCACCACGCTCGTTCTGGACGACGAGTGA
- a CDS encoding P1 family peptidase, whose amino-acid sequence MDESGSLSMPIGITSSHSVGAVHTGIDRWMADAAPHVAAQWMLPVVGETWDGYLNDINGRHVAPDDAVAALDAAANGPVAEGNVGGGTGMNCYGFKGGTGTASRVIAHGDDEYTVGVLIQANFGSRAELRLGGADIGARSTTPNPIEEEGWFHRERERLCAPGGAGSAIVVIATDAPMLPGQCAALARRGTVGLGRSGTVGGHFSGDIMLAFSTANEGALTSSFPASAEAEYETLRFIPWGRIDPFLTAVVEAVDEAVWNALVAARDMVGRDGHVSHALPHAQIRAVVEEVGAR is encoded by the coding sequence ATCGACGAATCCGGATCGCTCTCGATGCCGATCGGAATCACCAGCTCGCACTCGGTCGGCGCCGTGCACACCGGGATCGATCGATGGATGGCGGACGCCGCCCCGCATGTCGCCGCACAGTGGATGCTGCCGGTGGTGGGGGAGACCTGGGACGGCTATCTGAACGACATCAATGGCCGGCACGTCGCCCCTGACGATGCGGTCGCAGCGCTCGATGCGGCTGCGAACGGTCCGGTCGCGGAGGGGAACGTCGGCGGCGGCACCGGTATGAACTGCTACGGGTTCAAGGGTGGCACCGGCACCGCTTCGCGCGTCATCGCGCACGGTGATGACGAGTACACGGTCGGGGTGCTCATCCAAGCGAACTTCGGATCCCGCGCCGAGCTCCGGCTCGGGGGTGCAGACATCGGGGCGCGCTCGACCACCCCGAATCCGATCGAGGAGGAGGGCTGGTTCCACCGTGAGCGTGAGCGTCTCTGCGCGCCCGGAGGGGCGGGCTCGGCCATCGTCGTGATCGCGACAGACGCGCCGATGCTACCCGGTCAGTGTGCCGCGCTCGCCAGACGAGGCACCGTCGGTCTCGGGCGCAGCGGCACGGTCGGCGGGCACTTCTCCGGTGACATCATGCTCGCCTTCTCGACCGCGAACGAGGGGGCGTTGACCTCGTCGTTCCCGGCATCCGCCGAAGCGGAATACGAGACTCTTCGCTTCATCCCGTGGGGTCGGATCGATCCGTTCCTCACGGCGGTGGTGGAGGCTGTCGACGAGGCAGTGTGGAATGCGCTCGTCGCCGCGCGTGACATGGTCGGTCGCGACGGGCACGTCAGCCACGCACTGCCTCATGCGCAGATCAGGGCGGTCGTAGAGGAGGTCGGCGCCCGCTGA